TCGGTCAGCCCGTTTCTGTGTTCGTGTTTTCTTAAAACTACGGTAGCGATGTAGGGGGATTGGGCCATCCACAGGCAGAAACGGCCCATAGCGACGTTCACCATGTTCTACGTACAGTTCGTTATCGAACAAGCCCCACCACAGAACTACAGTTTCTCCAGCCAAATCTGGCTCCACCTCATAAGCCACCCCCTCAACCGTAACGCGAGCATCGATGCCTACCTTACGGCGTTCTGGGGAGCGTGCAAATGTACAAAAACGTTCCCAATTACACATTTGACGGATACCGTTACTAGGTAAATTGCTCACCCAGTCTTCCATCCGGGAATGGGGTTCGCTGCGATGGGGTCGGCTATTGTAATGGAGCAAAAACTTCATCAACCAAGCGTTTGCCTCAGCTTCGGTCTCCGGTTCATGCAGATGGTAGAGAGTTTCGTGCATTTCTTTAACAGTGCGAAACGGTCGTTCCACCTTCCCCTTAGAACGAGCTGTCACCCGTCGTCCATCTTTGCCATTTGGTAAATGGGTACGTACTTCAATCCCCAAATAACCCATTACTTTTTGAAACACTAAGCTCTTGGCAATGGGCCCATTGTCCATATACAGCATTTGGGGAATGCCTTGAAAGGGAAAGTCAGTCTCCGACTTGAGTGACATGGCGGCAAACATAAACCGCAGTGCTGCCTCCACATCTTCACCGTAAACACCGTGGTATTCTTGGTATGCAAAACCACTACGGTCATCCACGACACTATAAAGCATCAACAAGGGATGTCCACGTCCCGGTTCTAGGAAGGCTGGTGCTTTTACGTGCTTGAGGTCTGATGGACTGAGGTCAAAATGCCAACATTGATTGCTATATTCTGCCTGGAAGCGAACAGCAGGTGGTTGTCGCAGCAGGGTATCGCGGTCGTAACCCCATTTGTTGAGATAACGATTGACGGTGGTTGGTTTGAGCAAACCGACTGGAACGCGAAGATGACCATCTGGTGTGTTGATGCCATCTTCTTCCAATAAGCGAATTGCTTGCACGGTAGATAAATGGCGACCTTTGCGGTTAGATGTGCGTATTTTAATGGCAGCAATGATTTCGCAGTATCGCTCTAGTCCGGCTTTAGGAATCACACGCGGGACATCACAATCAACGCGCCGCACTGGGCGAACAACATTTCCTTCTCGTAGTGTTCGATACACAGTATCTTCGGAAATGCCATACAGTTGAGCTATTTCTTGGACTAATACCCGACGAGATGGACTGCGCGGTGGTAGCTGCTCTAAGCGACGACGTAGGTCTACGATTGTATCAATTGGTATTTGTTTCTTTGGCATCTTATGATTTCTCCACCAATTTGTCGTGGCGTGAGTGGAGATGTTTACGTGACAACCAATCATAAAGGGTGGAAGGTGAACAATCGACTAGTTTGGCAATTGACCGTTTGCTCATTCCTTTGGCTAAATAACTGCGAATTTCTGCTTCCCTTGTGTCCAGTTTTAAATGTGCGGATTGTCGTCCTTTGGGTCGTCCTAAGGTTTTTCCTTCAGCTTTTCGTTTGGCTAATGCTTCGGTTGTTCTGAGTACAATCAATTCCCGTTCGATTTCTGCTGCCAAGCCCAAAACTGTTGCTGTGATTCGGCTTTGCATTGAATCATCTAGCACCATACCAAGTTTTACGATATGGACGTTAATTCCTCGGCGCACGCAGCACTCTAGCATTTCTAATACTTGTAGAGTAGAGCGTGCCATCCGACTGACTTCTGAGAAAATTACTACATCGGATTCAAGGGCAGTTTGAGTCAGTAGTTGTCCTACACCTCGCTCCGACCATTTCTCTCGTCCAGAAACTGTGTCTTCAATAAACTGGATGGGACTCAAAGCGTGTATGTTGGCATACTCCAAAATGCCATGTCGTTGGTTGTGTAGGTCTTGGCGATCGCTGGAGACTCTTAAATAAGCATAAATAACCATAGCCATATTGGCTGTCGGTTTAAACAGCTTCGAGCATTTAATTGAACGGTATTAGTCCAGATTAAACCACGAAAAGCGTACATAAACCTCGTCTACGTTGAAACCCGTAGTTTTTCCTCGTCAGGGTCAAGGTGATTTTTTACCCATAGGCGATCGCTAATTTCAAAGGGGTTAGAATGAATGTCTTGTTCAAATAAATGAACACGTTCAATCAGTTCAGCAGCAGATTGATAGCACGTGTGATAAGTAACATCTTCACGCAACCACTGCCACAGGTGTTCGACAGGCATAAAATCAGGACTGTAACTAGGTAAGGGTTGCAAGTTTATTTGTAAGACTTGCAATGCTTCGTTTACCAATTGTGCACGATGATAGGGAGCACCATCCCAAATTAAAGTGACCTCTTGGTCTGGAAATTCAGTTCTTAGATGCTTTAAAACATCAATCGTATTGAATTGGTCAGCTTTCAGGTAAGGAAAAATTTTGACTTTGGCATAGTTATAAACATAGATCCCATAAAAGGAAACCTTGGCTCTTCCTGGAGAGTTGGAACTGACCCAAAAACGCTCACCTTTAACTGACCAACCATAGCCTTCATCGCTATCAAGATGAATATGTGCCTCGTCGATAAAAATTAGCAAATGACCATTATGGAGAGCATCATCAAGCAAACCCTTGAGTTTTTCTAGAAACTCTCTACGTTTTTTACTGTTAGCTTTATTTAAAAGTTTACGTGCTTTTTTCCACGAAAACCCTAAGTTCTTGAGAGTCTTACGTATTGACTCTCGGCAACATTTGAGATTGAACTGTTTGTCAATCCAAGCCGCTAAACGCTTCAATGTCCAACGAGGCTTTTGCGTTATTGTCTGTTGTCTTTGTTGGGGTGGTGTTGCTGCAAACTCAAGAGCTTGACGAATCTCAGAATCAATTGCTGACTTTACTTCTGAGGGAAAAAAGGGGGATGACCACCTGTACGCTGATATAACAGTGCTTTTATACCTGAGAGATTGTAACGATGTACCCACTCCATTACTGTCTGAGGGTTACGCCCTGTTTCTCTGCCTACCTTTGTCGCACTTTTTCCGTTACATATTTCGTACAGTGCCATTAAACGCTCGCGAGTACGAGCATGATTCGCTTTTAATGCTTCTTCTCTCAATTTTGAGGCACTTTCATTCCAGCGATCGCATTCTACTCTGAGCATCCCTGTTTCATTCCCACTTACACCAAGTTAATACACAATACTATACATTCTTGAAAAACTCCAGGTTTCAAGATGGATGAGGTTTATATGTCCAGTAAAAAAGTTCGTATAATCTGGACACATCGAGAGCCATATTTCCTGTATTCCAGACACAGAAAGGGTTACGGCTTATTTGCAGTTAATGTGGTTTGAAAACCCTTGTTTGCAGTTTGAAAATTATGTTTGCAGTTTCATTTGCAATTATTGTGGTTTTGAGACCACCCTTATTTGCAGAGAATGTGGTTTCAAAATCGCCTTGTTTGCGGTTTAAAGCGTTTATGTTTGCAGTTCGCTACACGTAATGATTGAAATTGTTAATAGCGATCGCTGTATCGGCTGTGATATCTGCGTAAAAGTTTGTCCGCGCGATGTCTTTGATTCTGGAGACGATGGAATAGCTGTAATTGCTCGTAAATCAGATTGTCAGACTTGTTTTTTGTGCGAGTTGTATTGCCCTGTTGATGCGCTTTATGTGTCGCCTTATGCCGAACTGGATGATAAGGTTGACACAGAACAGTTAATTACCCAAAACTTACTGGGTAGTTACACCCGTAACATGGGTTGGCATCATGGCAAAATGGGAGGGACTGACAAAGATCCAACTCAACAACTTAGAATTCTGAATAGGGTAAGGCAGGATAATGCAAGATTGATTGACACTCCTCTGGCTGAATAAATTTCGCTTGTCTTACGACACGCTACGCGAACGCTCATTTATTCGTAAAGCCAGGGGATTTGTAACCAGACCCAAAATTTGTCAGGGTCTGGAAGCATAAGCGAGGATTTTAGGGTCTGAAACCTTATTGTTGCGTTAATTAATTGTCAGCAAGTCCAAACTAACGGAAGCATGACTTGTCCTATTACGCAAAATGGAAGCATAAACCGTTCCGTAAGTGCAGATACTTTTTCTTAGTTCAGTAATGCTTATGTAGCTTTTTATGCTTAATAATATTTGAGCATAAAAACAAGATATATCAATACTTTCAGCAATTAGAGTCGAACAATTTTACGTAGTGCCTACTTCATCGACAATCATCAAGCAAGTAATGCTTTAAGTGTAAAGGTTAAGAAGAGATTATCAACAAAATAATCGGGCAACTTTAACAAAAATTAATTGTCTAATTTATGACTGAGGCTTACTAGTTATAACTGAAGAATTATTGGGAAATTCACCACTATTTTTGGCCAATTTAATCGACATTTCAATCAAAAAAGCAGCCAGGTTAGCTGTAGGACGACCTTGAGACGCAGCCCATACTTCTAAATCTTCTAAGACACTATCCGGCAACGTAACGTTAATTCTTTTGCTCACTCTAAATGCTACCAGTATGTATAAACTAAATGCTCTATGAGTTTAAGAGTAAGGTTAAATTTAGATAATTTACATCATATTTACATCACTATAGATATATAAAAGATACTAGAGTCTGTCAAGCCAAAGAATGTTTGTGTTGTGTAATGATGGGGTGCAACCATGATGACACAAGAAGAATTCAACCAATGGTGCGTCAACCAAAGCCTTTCAAATCAAGCAATTATTGAAATTGAAAAAATTCGCAACGCACAGCCATCTCGTAGCGTAGGAAGTCGATGTAAAAACGTTTCGGGACGTTATCCTTCCCGGAAGATGGGTGTAACAATTCAATTTGAATCTCATAAAGTCGAACTGCCTTTTATCTATCAGTTGGAACATGCAGAAGATGTTTTAGAATATTACGACCAACCACCTCCTTTTAAAATTCAATATACTTCAGCATCAGGTCGTAATTTAGGCGTAATAATTACTCCAGATTTTTTTGTTATTAGGTCTCAGAGTGCAGGTTGGGTAGAGTGTAAAACCGAAAGTGAATTAGAAAAGTTAGCACAAAAAAGCCCTCACCGCTATCAAATGGGTAATAATAATAAATGGCAATCACCACCAGGGTTTTATTATGCCCAACAGTTCGGTTTTGATTTCCAACTTTGGTCTAATGCCAAAATTAATTGGACGTTACAACGTAATTTAGAGTTTTTAGAAGATTACTATAAAAATGATTTGTCATTCAAACTCGATGATAACTACAACATAGTTACGTCATTAGTAGAAGCACACCCAGGAATTTCTATCGCCAAGTTATTAGATTATAAAGGAGTCAATGCCGATCATATCTATAGTCTAATAGCCACAGAAAAAATCTACGTAGATTTAACTGCATACCTTTTAGTAGAAGCTGATAAATCTCAGGTGTTTCAATCTCGTGTGGTAGAGAATGCTTTGAAGGCGATTATTTGCACGGAAAATTCAGAGCAAATGATTACGCCTATTGTTAACATAATTCCAGGTACGTCAGTATTTTATGATGGAGTTTGTTTAAATATTATTTTAGTTGGTCAAGATTATTTATTACTTAGCGCTAAAGAATTTGAGACAATTGAATTGAAGCTATCTGATTTTTGGGTTTTAGTTAATACCGGAAAAATCCAGATAAATCCCCAGAAAAATCAATCGCTTATCTATGAACAAGCGATGGAAATATTAAAACAGGCTTCAACGGAAGATTTAATTAATGCCAACCGTCGTTTCAGTCTATTAAAACCTTATTTAGATGAGCAATCAATCACAACTGGTAGACCAAAAGAACGGACATTAAGACGTTGGCTTCATAATTATTACCAAGCACAAGAGAAGTACGGTTATGGCTATCTTGGGCTAATATCCTTAAATCACCGTAAAGGTAATCATAATCGAAAGCTACCTCAACATATTATAGAAATTTTATCAAAATTTATTACTGAAGAATATGAGAACAAAAAGCAAAAAACTAAACAAGCTGTTTACGCTTCATTTGTTCACAGTTGTTCCAAAGCTGGGATTGGCGATGACCAAATTCCTAGCTATAAAACATTCATAAACGAGATTAAAAAATACCCAAAACATTCCCAAGTAGAAAAACGCTCAGGTCATCGTGCGGCGTATGAAATGGAAGCATTTTACTGGGAACTAGAATTATCCACACCCCGACATGGTGATTTCCCCTTTCATATTGCTCATATTGACCATACAGAATTAGATATTGAACTGAGATGTTCTCAAACAGGAAAAGTTTTAGGAAGACCTTGGCTAACTTTATTAATGGATGCGTTTAGTAGAAGAATTTTAGCTATTTATATCAGTTATGACCCACCATCTTATCGTTCTTGTATGATGGTGTTAAGAATTTGTGTTCAACGCCATTCAAGATTACCTCAAATAATTGTTACTGATAACGGCAAGGAATTTTATAGCACTTACTTTGAAACATTATTAGCAATATTTGAATGTACTCTCAAAAGACGACCACCAGCAAAACCTAGATTTAGTAGCGTTTGTGAGAGGTTATTTGGAACAACCAATACCCAGTTTTTGTATAATCTGGCAGGTAATACCCAAATCACGAAAAAAGTCAGATTAATGACTAAATCTGTCAATCCTAAAAATCTCTCAGTTTGGACTTTAGGATTGCTATATATGTATTTAACAGAGTGGGCTTACACTATTTATGACACAACTGAGCATCCAGCATTGCTTGGGCAAAGCCCCCATGAAGTTTTTACAAGAGGGATTAACCAATTCGGTAGCCGTAACGGTCGCCTAATTCCTAATGATGATAATTTTCGTATCCTAACTTTGCCAACAACAAAAAAAGGTAAAGCCTTAGTTCAACCTAGTAAAGGAATAAAAATAGATAACAAATATTATTGGCATAACACATTCCGTGACCCACAGGTAGAAAGAACTTTAGTTAATGTTAGATATGACCCATTTAATGCTGGAGTTGCTTACGCTTATATTCATGGACGAATGCCACTAAGTTAAGCTGAAGAGTATGCAGCGTAAGGATTGCAGAGAGGCAGGGGTGCAGGGGTGCAGAGGGGAATTTCTAAATACCCGAACGCAATGCCTAAAACTTCTTCTTTCTCCCCTGCTCCTCCGCTCCTCTGCACCCCTGCTGCCTCAACGATTTTCTCTTTTCTTAGTGCCATTCATTCATGGACTTTGGGTAGAATGTATTAGCGAATACTATCCTTTATTTAGAGGGCGTTCCGAAAAAGAAATACAATTAGCTACTGCTGAGTTGAAGAAACATCAACAAAATCATGCAAGTTCTGATAAAATTCGCTGCAAACAATTAGCAGAATTTATGGCTAGTACTGAAGCAGAAGAAGCTTTACTTGCACAACGTTTAAGAGATTTACAAACACTTGAAGTCTTTCAAGTAATAAATGGTGGTTTACCAAACGTTAACCCTTACAGCAACTTGCAAGACATTGACTTAGCTGATACAGACATTAAACAAAATAATCATCCCACAATACAGGAAAAAGAATCTATTAACCAAGAGAAACTAAAAGTATTTAAGAAATATTAAGCATTTATATATGGGAAATAACCAACAATTTCCATCTGAATATCATACAGCTTCAGCATCAGAAAGACTGGCTTATTATGACTCATATACAATGGCACATCCCTATTTGGATATTGCTTTTGAAACTCTCAAGCCAATTATAAATGATTGCGGAGATTCACGAATTATTTTTATTGTTGGCCCAACAGGAGTAGGTAAAACAAAATTACGTCTCCTCATCGAAAAATGGATCATCGAATCATCTTTATCTTTATTAGAAGTTAACAAAGGTTGTATTCCTGTTGCTAGTATTGAGGCACGTTTATTCTCAGGAGGGTTATTCAATTTCAAAGACCATCTTAAACGTTGTTTATATGCACTGGCAGAGGCACCAGAGCTAATTCAAAATAAGATAAATTATGGAACTTCGGGTGTGTATCATAATCCTGATGGTCAATTAATAATTAAACCAGCAATTTTAGAGACTGAATTAGGATGGGCACTAGAGCAAGCTTTGAAACAGAGAAGACCGAAAATATTTTTTATTGATGAAGCACATCATTTGTTAGCTGTAGCTAGTGGAAGAAAACTAACAGACGTACCTGAAGCAATTAAATCATTAGCTTCTCTCACTCAAGTTTTGCATGGATTAATTGGAACTTATGATTTACTGACCCTTCATGATATAGGCGACCAATTAAGTAGACGTAGTATTTATGTTCATCTGCCTCGTTACAATGCCGAATTTATAGAAGATAGAGAAATTTGGCACTCAGTAATTTGGAATTTTCAGTGTCAAATACCAACAAGAGAGCCACCAGATTTTCTATCACATTGGGAATATTTGTATTCACGCAGTTTGGGATGTGTTGGTATCCTCAAAAATTGGTCAAGAAATGCCCTTGGAGAAGCATTAAACGAGGATGTTTCTACTGTTACGCTCAAACATTTAGAGAAAAGAGCTTTATCAGTTGGTCAATGTCGAAATATTCTCAAACATATTAAAGAAGGAGAAGCTAGATATGCAGAAATTGAAGGAAAGATAGAAGAGTTATATCAAGACTTAGGTTTACGCTGTCCACCTATATCCAAACAACAAACAACCTCAAATTCTGAAATAAAATCTCAAGATGTTGAGCCGAAAAAACGCAAAAAACTAGTGGGAACTCGTAAGCCAAAACGAGATTCAATAGGCAGTGAAAATGCAGTTTGACAAATTCACCTTATATCGAAGTTATGATTTGCATACTCCGGATATCCCAGAACGTAGTGTTTTATATTTTTTAGAGCCAATTAATGTTGGAGCTATTGAATGTGAAAGTTTAATTAGTTATCTCATTCGTTTAGCTGAGGTTCATTGCGTTACCCCGGATAAATTAATCAAGCATAAAATCTACCCATTTTTTTGGGGGCATGATGATTTATCAATATCTTGTAAGGGGATTGTTGGTAGGACTTTTACAAATCGTTCTCATATCAAGTTACTAAACTTTAGTGGTTGGTATACATCTAAATTAGTTGAATCTCTAGAAATTCTCACTTTACGTAGTGATTTAACTTGTCTAACTATGATGTATTGGCATGAATTAATAACTTATGTTTATTTACTTCGTGATTGCAAAGCTTGGTGCCCTTTATGCTACAGCTATTGGCATCAAAATAAATTACCTATATACGAACCATTACTTTGGTCTTTTGAGCCAGTTGCAGTATGCCCCCAACATCATTATCCTCTAATTACACAATGTCCTCATTGCAATCATAAATTACCTATCATAGCTCCTAACTCGCGGACTGGATATTGTAATTATTGTGGAGAATGGTTAGGAAATTTAGAGAAATATCATATCAAATCAGATGGTTTATATCACTCAGAAATTGCATTACAATCAGAGCTAATTAAGATTCTTGGTTCATTAATCGCTTTTAACACTAAAGTATTTGAGTCGGAAAATACAAGATTTTACAGACAAATTATTGCATATTTTCAACTGAAAGAATTATCAAGCATAGAATTATCAAACCATCAAATTTCTCAAAAACGTATACATAAATCTATGAGCCATATAAAACATACTATTGAAGATTTCTGGAAGCTATCATCTAGAGTAGCTTTGGAAAATGCTTCAAAACACGTTTAAATGCACAAGATTATTGTGCATGAATTATTTTTTTTATTTCTAAAATTGTTTGTTGGAACCATAATTTGTCCGATAGACGATTGGAATCATATAGTGTCCTTTACTGCCAAGTTATCCTTCCAGTGACAGGGTGTGGGAGGTGTAGGAGGACGGGGAAGAAGTGTCACTGTAACCATAAGTTTGCCGCTTTTGAAACCATAACCTTGCCGCATGTCACTTAAAGGATAATGTGGCCGTTTTTCGAGCATAAAGTGGCCGCAGAACAAAACCTATGATAGAAGCGGATTTGAGAGAAGTGAGTGCGTAAGCGTTGCTTAACGAAGTTATCGCTGTAAAGTATGGTGAAAGTAGGGCAACGTAAAAATAAGCATTCCAGGATTTAAAAGCGGCCACTTTATCCCTTAAGTGACAGGACAAGCGCAAAGGCTTGATTTAACGTTCCGCGATAACTTCGTTAAGCAACGCTTACGCAGTCAAAGCATTTGGTTTTGAAACCATAAAGTTGCCGAAAGTCTAAAAATCAAGCA
This genomic interval from Nostoc flagelliforme CCNUN1 contains the following:
- a CDS encoding TniQ family protein; its protein translation is MQFDKFTLYRSYDLHTPDIPERSVLYFLEPINVGAIECESLISYLIRLAEVHCVTPDKLIKHKIYPFFWGHDDLSISCKGIVGRTFTNRSHIKLLNFSGWYTSKLVESLEILTLRSDLTCLTMMYWHELITYVYLLRDCKAWCPLCYSYWHQNKLPIYEPLLWSFEPVAVCPQHHYPLITQCPHCNHKLPIIAPNSRTGYCNYCGEWLGNLEKYHIKSDGLYHSEIALQSELIKILGSLIAFNTKVFESENTRFYRQIIAYFQLKELSSIELSNHQISQKRIHKSMSHIKHTIEDFWKLSSRVALENASKHV
- a CDS encoding 4Fe-4S dicluster domain-containing protein, yielding MIEIVNSDRCIGCDICVKVCPRDVFDSGDDGIAVIARKSDCQTCFLCELYCPVDALYVSPYAELDDKVDTEQLITQNLLGSYTRNMGWHHGKMGGTDKDPTQQLRILNRVRQDNARLIDTPLAE
- a CDS encoding IS481 family transposase, whose translation is MPIDTIVDLRRRLEQLPPRSPSRRVLVQEIAQLYGISEDTVYRTLREGNVVRPVRRVDCDVPRVIPKAGLERYCEIIAAIKIRTSNRKGRHLSTVQAIRLLEEDGINTPDGHLRVPVGLLKPTTVNRYLNKWGYDRDTLLRQPPAVRFQAEYSNQCWHFDLSPSDLKHVKAPAFLEPGRGHPLLMLYSVVDDRSGFAYQEYHGVYGEDVEAALRFMFAAMSLKSETDFPFQGIPQMLYMDNGPIAKSLVFQKVMGYLGIEVRTHLPNGKDGRRVTARSKGKVERPFRTVKEMHETLYHLHEPETEAEANAWLMKFLLHYNSRPHRSEPHSRMEDWVSNLPSNGIRQMCNWERFCTFARSPERRKVGIDARVTVEGVAYEVEPDLAGETVVLWWGLFDNELYVEHGERRYGPFLPVDGPIPLHRYRSFKKTRTQKRADRIESLAKQLSLPNSVIGKGNPPEFGSSTTQLKVQPFVDPNPFQELTFSTVIAAKLAIADYLARPLAKLTPEQMAYINAVLVSTLNKQEVMKQIRDFFNPLSGTSHVE
- a CDS encoding ribbon-helix-helix domain-containing protein, with the protein product MSKRINVTLPDSVLEDLEVWAASQGRPTANLAAFLIEMSIKLAKNSGEFPNNSSVITSKPQS
- a CDS encoding helix-turn-helix domain-containing protein, which translates into the protein MLRVECDRWNESASKLREEALKANHARTRERLMALYEICNGKSATKVGRETGRNPQTVMEWVHRYNLSGIKALLYQRTGGHPPFFPQK
- a CDS encoding recombinase family protein — its product is MVIYAYLRVSSDRQDLHNQRHGILEYANIHALSPIQFIEDTVSGREKWSERGVGQLLTQTALESDVVIFSEVSRMARSTLQVLEMLECCVRRGINVHIVKLGMVLDDSMQSRITATVLGLAAEIERELIVLRTTEALAKRKAEGKTLGRPKGRQSAHLKLDTREAEIRSYLAKGMSKRSIAKLVDCSPSTLYDWLSRKHLHSRHDKLVEKS
- a CDS encoding IS630 family transposase, with the protein product MGTSLQSLRYKSTVISAYRWSSPFFPSEVKSAIDSEIRQALEFAATPPQQRQQTITQKPRWTLKRLAAWIDKQFNLKCCRESIRKTLKNLGFSWKKARKLLNKANSKKRREFLEKLKGLLDDALHNGHLLIFIDEAHIHLDSDEGYGWSVKGERFWVSSNSPGRAKVSFYGIYVYNYAKVKIFPYLKADQFNTIDVLKHLRTEFPDQEVTLIWDGAPYHRAQLVNEALQVLQINLQPLPSYSPDFMPVEHLWQWLREDVTYHTCYQSAAELIERVHLFEQDIHSNPFEISDRLWVKNHLDPDEEKLRVST
- a CDS encoding TnsA endonuclease N-terminal domain-containing protein, whose protein sequence is MMTQEEFNQWCVNQSLSNQAIIEIEKIRNAQPSRSVGSRCKNVSGRYPSRKMGVTIQFESHKVELPFIYQLEHAEDVLEYYDQPPPFKIQYTSASGRNLGVIITPDFFVIRSQSAGWVECKTESELEKLAQKSPHRYQMGNNNKWQSPPGFYYAQQFGFDFQLWSNAKINWTLQRNLEFLEDYYKNDLSFKLDDNYNIVTSLVEAHPGISIAKLLDYKGVNADHIYSLIATEKIYVDLTAYLLVEADKSQVFQSRVVENALKAIICTENSEQMITPIVNIIPGTSVFYDGVCLNIILVGQDYLLLSAKEFETIELKLSDFWVLVNTGKIQINPQKNQSLIYEQAMEILKQASTEDLINANRRFSLLKPYLDEQSITTGRPKERTLRRWLHNYYQAQEKYGYGYLGLISLNHRKGNHNRKLPQHIIEILSKFITEEYENKKQKTKQAVYASFVHSCSKAGIGDDQIPSYKTFINEIKKYPKHSQVEKRSGHRAAYEMEAFYWELELSTPRHGDFPFHIAHIDHTELDIELRCSQTGKVLGRPWLTLLMDAFSRRILAIYISYDPPSYRSCMMVLRICVQRHSRLPQIIVTDNGKEFYSTYFETLLAIFECTLKRRPPAKPRFSSVCERLFGTTNTQFLYNLAGNTQITKKVRLMTKSVNPKNLSVWTLGLLYMYLTEWAYTIYDTTEHPALLGQSPHEVFTRGINQFGSRNGRLIPNDDNFRILTLPTTKKGKALVQPSKGIKIDNKYYWHNTFRDPQVERTLVNVRYDPFNAGVAYAYIHGRMPLS
- a CDS encoding AAA family ATPase — encoded protein: MGNNQQFPSEYHTASASERLAYYDSYTMAHPYLDIAFETLKPIINDCGDSRIIFIVGPTGVGKTKLRLLIEKWIIESSLSLLEVNKGCIPVASIEARLFSGGLFNFKDHLKRCLYALAEAPELIQNKINYGTSGVYHNPDGQLIIKPAILETELGWALEQALKQRRPKIFFIDEAHHLLAVASGRKLTDVPEAIKSLASLTQVLHGLIGTYDLLTLHDIGDQLSRRSIYVHLPRYNAEFIEDREIWHSVIWNFQCQIPTREPPDFLSHWEYLYSRSLGCVGILKNWSRNALGEALNEDVSTVTLKHLEKRALSVGQCRNILKHIKEGEARYAEIEGKIEELYQDLGLRCPPISKQQTTSNSEIKSQDVEPKKRKKLVGTRKPKRDSIGSENAV